One window of the Puntigrus tetrazona isolate hp1 chromosome 13, ASM1883169v1, whole genome shotgun sequence genome contains the following:
- the alms1 gene encoding uncharacterized protein alms1 isoform X2 produces the protein MRVNVCVSNDMDSEECAADVNNPPADIPCQQHGQNMHDSEASRPCTDPDNDERPFSNTQDSSVQPLIDRSETLQLEFQNSQLSPALTLHPCLDKSHLLSDSTFYQHSDAEFVPLRGFPDFSVMTERCPRTSNVAVTDDPHLQNTVLDQAVLSQHPLEAPTVLSEGENSCCSLSQHSLSPGDHCKEREDQRSISYGAEDKIIRHMEGEEQTTAQQLSDGMSTRHLVVSREEDVSDNSTISSTSEFATLHQNIDKIQLDTFVNLQKGREQPQGDSLSLSSSFRKAADVSNITFRDSRILSHQTNDHLHDHLSAGQRGSISAPASRHHSGNKSSLSGLCATPAGEGLMRVQDLQKVLCSSGHLTAADGSFLSSQPVSQSTPALPLMRPPPSLTKLSLIHSKQEAAASAATSSQNSQCKSGLIPSLDLSDQRSSPIHSQTTATVPLEPSETVQTMSHAHPISNKQVPRPILNASHPDTQLFFSSARDQVPLLALGRVHSLPSLNYLQKVDAWKANQSSSRSFYDNLAQQGFDGVSPKKKAKDVVSEELNHMLSRDTHLTFGTNFSSQMTQPLSSSHSGSGSPRRVDVVGMGACRGQATESPVNRSHSHSSLSSVVTSIQRDTVPHNQQVPVAQSINIIPATSTLDYQSSFSSGGRCEGKNISAPQIDKSSVKMSHMPSLGHFSDVSSSFNMSSTLSSSQGSCRDEQSMRASVGANSSVVSLEVDNYAPYWTSRPASPPHTRELNIEDRIPLYLLNLGIDQSPSTILNPFTRRGPIREPEFSPTDLCTIKGSIGTPTKSTQPSEVDSLQKETFSSSSQLSADSSASVTQRLSKHVQGQPASDRTVRKMFSQADTQPILHSTLHPSSSHQSEGSSGLPSSESVPPPGPREVVKEEDDSFVGSGTLHEIRRLLGRAESLVSGRSSLTSSPCSHRLSESDTSLVSLGRKIKSYHDDTSLSAGGNLSLMLTRSSSDSVLKGSLSSSQMPQQIDHTTIEPTTLSFSREESLKSRDLCVTPRRAEPEGCSAADPDKAKPPTVTSALQIVVPSIAETQDQTEDALIGFSENNSSQVSVEVESMSDSSSESSLAARVAKLLQSESPVSMVTSRPSTSDPEDSRAREWILMKVSGRQCESLELNAEDRERIEDIKRELLLNTKYTKWSSDSEGSAQSSVGPESQLTKGGGGLRNMENHYSDQPLIVNPKPLDTVPLYIPIQQDLEAKVRQIALREALSSQTFSSVTISTTRRTPSPQPPSHCPISATEELNSVSPDHVTSESISQMRLHQTVIPNESGIEKETLREEQQRDENNREVMPDDNKENIVTKHSLRIQRIPHMDYHVTGSNQILFSAASDSDFDKKPHLSQMHFTLSPKSKKQSNPNCLSRLSSEHSSKDVQSPVVSGMNDQHLHSFQQISKSDPARSYEHRESVQGQNAGSVSAHLQARFPQTFAPSQRLPGTSRSLSAQAAVPSLLPYKPHGSSELFYVPQADPELSPGRSDTTVESSHPGSDDAVPPNFNTDILGSRELEDNIITPKHKEGIYSKRANMKRVSSVSENGLLESVATFADQNDNTAPEAHVLEKNIDTVGIDDEYRDEEENFVPLPMEADYSTDDVHLHTNTIQEPKLPLEPHYLPSQPIRKSYRGDKKKEDRTPHDVSIEISSSLDQLWRRFSEKWSMEETRPTDKGETSLLDRLERLSRLIHNTTPTDLTIQQSHSRKGGCYRRSDQEDGTTEGEEQREGVQLDMAPQQAWTEHEASQDRVHRCPAERDESASVETSSSLSTVDTERLLQAFGRHRVTSKALKSSDSMLKPGRRKPRTKHVAVSVATDDMSTDDSTVSADSLSSSSALSPHSQRGLSQNLNSKRSKVKLVSKGVQAGDLEIVINGTRRHTRDVGTIFPSPGAFKNVRSSITFGRSIQSGFPIPTASTSKPTQTLTSLKKDTSNKSIRTRYPNGVSWFVAADELKCDGRKENQPQTESTPCPSQVWFQPYTRTRPWREMTREPLRERQNQQEQERPTEALTATETDVSDKPSDLVRLSLQEALELHRPEFVSRSRERMKRLGFLVEERRLQAVFNREREELFNCPAPSRPYRPAPVPRKRVVPRREMIQRSKDWVGRKSHSQRIVRTDRLKRKYAQLPEVQRRREEERRQAEHRSYRLNAQLFNKKVTNRVLGRRAPWQ, from the exons ATGCGCGTTAACGTCTGCGTCAGTAACGACATGGATTCAGAGGAGTGTGCTGCGGACGTAAACAAT CCCCCTGCAGATATTCCCTGCCAGCAGCATGGACAAAATATGCATGATTCAGAGGCTAGCAGACCATGCACAGATCCTGATAATGATGAAAGACCATTTAGTAACACTCAGGATTCAAGTGTGCAGCCACTCATAGACAGATCTGAGACTTTACAACTGG agTTTCAGAATAGCCAGTTGTCACCTGCACTTACCCTGCATCCCTGTCTGGACAAATCTCACCTTCTTTCTGACTCCACATTTTATCAGCATTCAGATGCAGAATTTGTCCCTCTTCG GGGATTTCCTGACTTCTCAGTGATGACTGAGAGATGCCCCAGGACTTCAAATGTAGCTGTTACTGATGATCCCCACCTCCAAAATACTGTTCTTGACCAGGCTGTGCTTTCCCAGCATCCGTTGGAGGCACCAACAGTCCTCTCAGAGGGTGAAAATAGCTGCTGTTCACTCTCCCAGCACAGCCTGTCACCTGGAGACCATTGCAAAGAGCGTGAAGATCAACGGAGCATTTCATATGGTGCTGAGGACAAAATCATCAGACATATGGAAGGAGAGGAGCAGACCACTGCTCAGCAGCTTAGTGATGGAATGTCTACTCGGCACTTGGTAGTGTCCAGGGAAGAGGATGTTAGTGACAACAGTACCATTTCCTCCACCTCTGAATTTGCCACACTTCACCAAAACATAGATAAAATCCAATTAGATACTTTCGTGAATCTTCAAAAAGGCAGAGAGCAGCCCCAAGGGGACTCTTTGTCATTATCATCTTCATTTCGAAAGGCTGCAGATGTTTCAAATATAACTTTTCGTGATTCACGGATACTTTCACATCAAACAAATGATCATCTTCATGATCATCTGTCTGCAGGACAGAGAGGCTCAATCTCAGCTCCTGCAAGCAGGCACCATAGTGGGAACAAAAGCTCTCTTAGTGGACTGTGTGCCACACCAGCTGGTGAAGGTTTAATGCGCGTACAAGATCTACAGAAAGTGCTCTGTAGCTCTGGTCATCTAACAGCAGCAGATGGTTCATTCTTGAGCTCTCAGCCTGTGTCTCAGTCCACACCTGCACTACCTCTCATGAGACCCCCACCATCATTGACCAAACTCTCACTCATACACTCCAAACAAGAGGCTGCTGCTTCTGCGGCTACATCCTCCCAAAACAGCCAATGCAAAAGTGGCTTAATTCCATCGTTGGACTTAAGCGATCAACGTTCCTCTCCCATTCACTCTCAAACAACAGCTACAGTTCCTTTAGAACCTTCAGAGACTGTGCAAACAATGTCACATGCCCATCCCATTTCAAACAAACAAGTTCCTCGTcctattttaaatgcatctcaCCCCGATactcaactttttttctctAGTGCTCGAGATCAGGTTCCTCTTTTGGCCCTTGGGAGAGTACATTCTCTTCCCAGTCTGAACTACTTACAAAAAGTGGATGCCTGGAAAGCCAATCAAAGTTCTAGCAGGTCGTTTTATGATAATTTGGCACAACAAGGGTTTGATGGTGTTTCTCCCAAGAAAAAAGCAAAGGATGTTGTGTCTGAAGAACTTAACCACATGCTCTCTCGAGATACACATCTGACATTTGGTACTAATTTCAGCTCCCAGATGACTCAGCCACTTTCCTCTTCTCATTCTGGAAGTGGCTCACCTCGTCGGGTGGATGTAGTCGGGATGGGTGCGTGCAGAGGACAAGCAACTGAGTCGCCTGTCAATCGCTCACACTCTCACTCCTCACTGAGCTCTGTGGTGACATCTATTCAGAGAGACACCGTTCCACACAATCAGCAAGTTCCAGTGGCACAATCTATTAACATCATTCCAGCTACCAGTACATTGGACTATCAGTCGTCCTTCAGTTCAGGTGGAAGGTGTGAAGGAAAGAATATCTCAGCTCCTCAAATTGATAAAAGCTCAGTGAAGATGTCTCATATGCCCAGTTTGGGGCACTTCAGTGATGTGTCATCAAGCTTTAACATGAGCAGCACTCTTTCAAGCTCTCAAGGCAGTTGCCGTGATGAACAGAGTATGCGAGCATCAGTGGGAGCCAACTCTTCGGTAGTGAGTCTTGAAGTAGATAATTATGCACCGTACTGGACCTCCAGACCTGCATCCCCTCCTCACACTAGAGAACTCAACATTGAGGACAGGATCCCT ttgTATCTCTTAAATTTGGGTATCGATCAGTCACCTTCAACAATCTTAAATCCATTTACTCGTCGAGGACCGATCAGAGAGCCTGAATTCTCTCCTACTGACTTATGTACCATCAAAGGCTCCATAGGAACACCAACTAAAAGCACACAGCCATCTGAAG ttGACAGTCTTCAGAAGGAGACATTCTCCAGTTCTAGTCAGCTCTCAGCTGACTCCAGTGCTTCTGTCACACAACGATTGTCAAAGCATGTGCAAGGCCAACCAGCCAGTGACAGAACTGTAAGGAAGATGTTCAGCCAGGCGGATACTCAACCAATTCTTCATTCAACTTTACATCCTTCATCAAGCCATCAAAGTGAAGGAAGCTCTGGCCTTCCTAGCTCAGAATCCGTGCCTCCTCCAGGTCCCAGAgaggtggtgaaggaggaggatgACTCTTTTGTAGGCTCTGGAACACTGCATGAAATCAGACGTCTGCTGGGCCGGGCAGAAAGCTTGGTTTCTGGTAGATCTTCTCTGACATCTTCTCCTTGCTCACACCGCCTCTCAGAAAGTGACACATCCCTTGTTTCGTTAGGacggaaaattaaaagttatcaTGATGACACATCTCTGTCAGCTGGTGGGAATCTTTCTTTGATGCTGACACGCTCTTCATCAGATTCGGTTTTGAAAGGAAGCTTGTCATCCTCCCAAATGCCTCAACAGATTGACCACACAACTATAGAGCCTACCACTCTCTCTTTTAGCAGAGAGGAAAGTTTGAAGTCACGTGACCTCTGTGTGACCCCAAGGCGGGCTGAACCTGAAGGCTGCAGTGCTGCAGACCCAGACAAGGCAAAGCCACCTACAGTCACATCTGCCCTGCAGATAGTTGTTCCTTCGATAGCAGAAACCCAGGACCAGACTGAGGATGCTCTGATTGGCTTTTCTGAGAATAATTCGTCTCAAGTCTCAGTTGAGGTTGAGAGTATGAGTGACAGTAGCAGCGAGAGCTCATTGGCTGCCAGAGTTGCCAAGCTCCTGCAGAGTGAGTCACCCGTTTCAATGGTTACAAGCCGTCCAAGCACCAGTGATCCAGAAGATAGCCGAGCACGAG AATGGATCCTGATGAAGGTTTCTGGACGCCAGTGTGAAAGCTTAGAACTAAATGctgaggacagagagagaattgAAGACATCAAAAGAGAGCTTCTACTCAACACCAAATACACCAAG TGGAGCTCAGATTCTGAGGGCAGTGCTCAGTCAAGTGTTGGTCCTGAATCTCAGCTAACAAAGGGTGGAGGTGGACTACGTAACATGGAGAATCATTATTCAGATCAGCCGCTGATAGTCAATCCAAAACCGTTGGACACAGTTCCTCTTTACATTCCTATCCAGCAGGATCTAGAGGCCAAAGTTCGCCAGATTGCCCTTAGAGAGGCGCTCAGTTCACAGACTTTTTCTTCTGTTACTATATCTACCACTCGCCGCACTCCATCTCCACAGCCACCATCACATTGCCCTATTAGTGCTACTGAGGAATTGAACAGTGTTAGTCCTGACCATGTGACTTCAGAGAGCATTAGCCAAATGAGACTTCATCAAACTGTTATACCCAATGAATCTGGAATAGAAAAAGAGACGCTGAGAGAAGAACAACAGAGAGATGAGAATAACAGAGAAGTAATGCCGGATGACAACAAAGAGAacattgttacaaaacattCCCTAAGAATCCAAAGAATACCTCATATGGACTATCATGTCACTGGCAGTAACCAGATATTATTCAGTGCTGCATCAGATTCAGACTTTGACAAGAAGCCCCATCTCTCTCAAATGCACTTCACCTTATCGCCCAAATCGAAAAAGCAGTCCAATCCAAACTGCTTAAGCAGACTATCCAGTGAACACTCCAGTAAAGATGTCCAGTCTCCAGTGGTGTCAGGCATGAATGATCAACATCTGCATTCCTTTCAGCAAATTTCAAAATCAGATCCTGCCAGATCATATGAACACAGAGAGTCAGTTCAAGGCCAGAATGCTGGAAGTGTCAGTGCACACTTACAGGCCAGATTCCCACAAACTTTTGCTCCCTCTCAGAGGCTTCCTGGGACATCCAGATCTCTCTCTGCCCAAGCAG cTGTCCCTTCCCTGTTGCCATACAAACCTCATGGAAGCTCTGAGCTGTTCTACGTCCCGCAGGCTGATCCAGAGCTTTCTCCTGGTCGCTCTGACACCACTGTAGAAAGCTCGCACCCAG GTTCTGACGATGCTGTCCCTCCAAACTTTAATACAGACATTTTAGGCTCTAGAGAGCTAGAAGACAACATAATTACACCAAAACACAAGGAAGGCATCTACAGTAAGAGGGCCAATATGAAGAGAG TTTCCAGTGTGTCTGAAAATGGTCTCCTAGAATCAGTAGCCACATTTGCTGACCAGAATGACAATACTGCTCCTGAAGCTCATGTTCTTGAGAAGAACATTGATACTGTTGGCATAGATGATGAGTATagagatgaagaagaaaatTTTGTCCCCTTGCCCATGGAGGCAGACTACAGTACAGATGACGTGCATCTGCACACTAACACTATTCAAGAGCCCAAATTACCACTTGAACCACATTATTTACcttctcagccaatcagaaagtCCTACAGGGGTGACAAGAAAAAGGAGGACAGAACACCTCATGATGTTAGCATAGAGATTAGCAGCTCTCTGGACCAGCTGTGGCGGCGCTTCAGTGAAAAATGGAGCATGGAAGAGACAAGACCAACTGATAAAGGAGAAACGTCTCTGCTTGATAGACTGGAGCGTCTGTCTCGTCTCATTCACAACACTACTCCAACAGACCTAACTATACAACAGTCACACAGCAGGAAAGGAGGGTGTTACAGGAGGAGTGATCAAGAGGATGGGACCACAGAGGGAGAAGAGCAAAGAGAAGGAGTTCAGTTAGACATGGCTCCACAACAAGCTTGGACTGAGCATGAGGCGAGTCAGGACAGAGTGCATCGCTGTCCTGCTGAGAGAGATGAGTCTGCGAGTGTGGAGACGAGCAGTAGCCTGTCCACCGTTGACACAGAGCGGCTGCTGCAAGCTTTTGGACGTCACCGGGTCACCAGTAAGGCACTGAAAAGCAGTGACAGCATGCTTAAACCTGGCAGAAGGAAACCCCGTACTAAACATGTTGCCGTCTCTGTTGCTACCGATGATATGAGCACTGATGACTCCACA GTCTCTGCTGATTCATTGTCATCTTCAAGCGCTTTATCCCCTCATTCTCAAAGAGGTCTTTCCCAAAACCTCAATTccaaaaggtcaaaggtcaaactgGTCAGCAAAGGTGTGCAGGCAG GTGATTTGGAAATTGTTATAAATGGCACCCGCAGACACACTCGGGACGTAGGCACCATCTTTCCCTCACCAGGTGCTTTCAAAAATGTCCGTTCATCGATCACATTTGGCAGAAGCATACAGAGTGGCTTTCCCATCCCCACTGCTTCCACATCTAAACCCACCCAAACCCTGACTTCTCTGAAGAAAGACACCAGTAACAAGAGCATCCGAACTCGCTACCCGAACG GTGTCTCATGGTTCGTCGCAGCTGATGAGCTTAAGTGTGATGGTCGCAAGGAAAACCAGCCACAGACCGAATCAACACCTTGCCCAAGCCAAGTCTGGTTTCAGCCTTACACTAGAACCAGACCCTGGAGAGAAATGACTAGAGAACCACTGAGAGAGCGACAGAACCAACAAGAACAAGAGAGACCAACAGAGGCATTAACAGCTACAGAGACGGATGTCAGTGACAAACCCTCAGATCTTGTTCGACTTTCACTGCAG GAAGCTCTGGAGCTCCATCGGCCAGAGTTTGTATCTCGCTCAAGGGAGCGGATGAAGCGTCTGGGCTTTCTGGTGGAGGAGAGGAGGTTACAGGCAGTCttcaacagagagagagaagagctcTTCAACTGCCCCGCACCATCACGTCCATATAGACCAG CTCCAGTACCACGTAAACGAGTTGTTCCAAGAAGAGAGATGATCCAAAGATCCAAAGA TTGGGTAGGGAGGAAATCACACAGTCAGAGAATAGTCAGGACAGACAGACTCAAGAg GAAATATGCTCAACTTCCTGAGGTCCAGAGGAGAAGGGAAGAGGAAAGGAGACAGGCAGAGCACCGCTCGTACCGCCTAAACGCTCAACTCTTTAACAAG aaagTCACCAATCGAGTTTTAGGAAGGAGAGCACCCTGGCAGTGA